The DNA segment CAACGTGCCGCAGTCCCTGGCGAATGGCACGACCGTGCAGGCGGCTCCGCAGGATCAATATCCCGTCGTGGCCGGTTCGATCGTGTCAATGGAAGGCACGGGAGATAACGATTGGGCCGTGTTCAATGTCGGCCGCAACGCCAACACCAATCTCCTGCCGGTGCAGGCCCAGAACGCCTTCTATCGCCTGTCAACGGACCTGACGCCGGCTACGATTCGGATCACCGGTTATGGCGTGGATGGCCCTGCCCCTTGCTTCGGCGATCGGCGGCAGCCTGGCTGCACGATTCCAACACCGACGCCCGTGCCGCTCAACTCCAATAATCAGACTCAACAAACGAATGCCGGCCCCAGCCAGGGATTGACGGGAACGCACTGGGAATACGAGGTAGACACGCAGGGCGGCAACTCCGGCAGCCCGATCATTCAGGATGGCGCGAACTGGACCGTCGGTATTCATACTCATGGTTCTGGGGCCATGTGCCCCTCGGCCTACAACGGCGGCACCGCTTTCAACAATGCAGGATTGGCCGCGGCCATCACCACCTTCCCCGGCCCCAACGCGATCTACGTGGATCAAAATCATCCCGTCAATATCCTCCTGCAGGCGGGCACGCCGTTCCGACCCTACAAGTCGGCAGCAACAGGCTATGCGCAAACGGCTGACAACGGCATTCTGAGCATCGTCGCCGGCTCCTACAACGAAACGCTCACCCTCAACCGCCCGATGAGCGTGGTGGCCCCGGTTGGCACAGTCATCATCGGGGCGCCATGACCTGGCGCGGAGATCAAGCAGCGATGCGAATCGAAAAAGGAGGCATCATGATGAGCAAGCGCGGGCAACGCGTCATGGTCCTGGCGTTGATGGTGATGCTGCTGAGCGCGGGGCCAGTCCTGGCGCAAACAGGCGGGACGTATGACCTGACCTGGGGCAATATCGGACCCGGCGGCGCCAGCAGCGGCGGAGATTACACGATGGAGGCATCGGCCGGTCAGCCGGACACCGGCGCGGCCAGCGGCGGTGCGTACACGCTGATGGGTGGATTTTGGCCGCCGGCCGCGGCTTGTTCGCTGCCAGGAGACATCAACCAGGATGGCAGCGTAACCGTGCTCGACATTCAGGCCGTGGCCGTGGAATGGGGCACGCCGACCCCTGCTTTTCCCTACGATCAAGACAACGACGGCGACGTGGACATCCAGGATGTCATGCTGGTCGCAGCACACCTGGGTGAAAGCTGTTAGCGGCGCACCGTCTGCATCGCCCTGGATGAGCTGGGCCAACGCATGACGAGGAGGCAATCATGTCAGAATGTCGGGGGGCCGTGCAAGGACATGGATAAACGCACCATGTTGTGATTTGACGGTTCGCTGTGTCTCAGGTATACTGTGCCTTGTTCTTGAAAAAGTAGACCCGGTTTGTTAAACGCTGTCCGGACTCGTGTTCCGAACAGCGTTTTTTTGTTGGGCTACACTGACCCGACGTGTCCCTGCGGTCGCTCACATCGGTACGATATTGACCGCTACTTTAGGAGTATTATGAGTTTCTCACAGTTTGGACTCGACTCACGTCTGCAACAAGGCGTGGCTTTGTTGGAGTTCCATCAACCAACCCCGATTCAGGTCGCCGCCATCCCCGTGGCCTTGACCGGACAAGATATTTTAGGCTCGGCCGAAACCGGCACCGGTAAGACGGCCGCCTATTTGTTGCCGCTGCTGCAAAGGCTGCTGACCACGGCTACCCACAGCCGACACCCACGTGGCCTGATTCTGGTGCCGACGCGCGAGCTGGCCCTGCAGGTTGCCGAGCAGGCAACACAATTGAGCACCCGCACCAACCTGCGCATGGCAACCATTTACGGAGGCGTTTCGCTCATAAGCCAGGAAAAAACCCTGCTGTATGGCGCCGACGTCATCATCGCGACGCCTGGGCGTTTGCTCGATCATGTCGGGCGACGCAACATCGTCTTTAGCGCCCTGGAAGTGCTCGTCCTGGACGAAGCCGACCGCATGTTGGACGTGGGATTCCTACCCGACCTGCGACGCATCGTGCGCCTGCTGCCGCGCACGCGGCAAACCATGCTGTTTTCGGCCACGTTACAACCGATTTTACGACTCGCGGCGGAGATGACGCAGCAGCCGGTCCGCATCGAAGTAGAAAAGGTGGTCACGCCCGCAGCGATCCAGCAGACCTTGCTGACGATGCCCGAGCATCTCAAGTCGCGGGCTGTGCAGCAACTGTTGCGTCAGGACGACATGCAAAGCGTGCTGATTTTTGCTCGCACCAAACACCGGGCTGATCGCCTGGTCAGTGACCTGGGACGCGCCGGAATCTCAGCGGCGGTCATCCACAGTAACCGCTCGCAAAGCCAGCGCATTGCTGCCCTGGAAGCCTTCCGTGAGCAGCGGACGCGTGTGTTGGTCGCAACCGACATTGCTGCGCGTGGCATTGACGTCGAGGGCATTTCGCATGTCGTGAACTACGATATGCCGATGCAGGCTGGCGATTACGTCCACCGCATTGGCCGCACAGGTCGCGCCCATGCCAGCGGAACGGCCTACACCTTCGTGACTGCCGCAGATGAGGGCATGGTCCACAAGATCGAGGCCGTATTGAAGCAGAAGATTCAGCGGCGCCGGCTGGAAGGCATTGACTATGACACGCCGGCGCTGAGGATGCCTGATGCCGAAGCAATTCGTCGCTACGTCGAGGCAAATCGTCACGGTGGAGCGAGCCGGTACGCCACGGCTCATTGAAGCAAGGGTGTCCCCGTGATTGAGGATCGGGTGTATCCGTGCCCGCGCAGTGAGCTGTTGTCACAACGATTCATTCGTGCGTAGGATGGCGCGATAGGACGGCTTGGCTTCGAACCAGGCCGTCCAGGTCTCGGCCGGCACAGTCAGCGGATGCCACTGATAGTTCCACGGTTGGGTGGGGCGCCGGCCGAGCCAGTGCAGGCGCCGGGAGTGCAGCACGCCCGCCCACATGACTTGGCTTTCGTCGTTCAGGATGGTCAGATGTTGGCCGTCGCCCAGTTGTACAATCCCTGCGTGCAGCCAACCTTCTGTGCGGCTGCCGCAGAAGCGCTCATCCTGAAAGATATGCCACGGCATCTCCTCCATGCCCTGCTCCCAATACTCGCTAATCCAACCAGTCTGTGGCGGCGCCAAGCTCAGCGTGGTCATCGCACATCACCTCCAGGGTGCAGATTCGTTGCGGTCCCGAGCATGGCCCGAACCGCCTGACCGATGGCTATTTTGCCACAAATGGCACAGATTCGCACAAATTCCCTTGTTCCCTTTCGTGTCAATTCGTGTCATCCCTGGCGGGGGTTCCGGCCTGCCACGAATTTTCACGAGTCGAATCATGCTGTGTCCGGCTGCAGGAATTCCAAATGTGGTCGCTGAAGACATCTGGACTGGAATGGAGGCTTTAGCCGGTTATTGGGCACCTGAGAACCCTGTGGCAGACCGGCTGAAGCCTCGATTCCGGGTACATTTGGAGGCTTAGCCGGCGGGGGGGGGGGGGGGGGGGGGGGGGGGGGG comes from the Candidatus Amarolinea dominans genome and includes:
- a CDS encoding trypsin-like serine protease, producing MDIKFRLLALQKLAGCALIVLVSVGLIGIAALHPAHAQDAAPPVLDDACSKQAPNPLPFHVQPLSIASGYHRGAAVGAAAPTHKIPGAPWRSAPGQQPAFQTEVKIADAIWLQLRFGRSALGRHSYILLTAQADGGQQPLAASSLAEWQNQSALFNGESVTVALYVAPGDEGVFFELTEAVVGEPTSAAANSAAPGGPTPESVCGADDRVSSTDPAVGRLAPIGCTGWIASNGSFLTAGHCNRPTMTILEFNVPQSLANGTTVQAAPQDQYPVVAGSIVSMEGTGDNDWAVFNVGRNANTNLLPVQAQNAFYRLSTDLTPATIRITGYGVDGPAPCFGDRRQPGCTIPTPTPVPLNSNNQTQQTNAGPSQGLTGTHWEYEVDTQGGNSGSPIIQDGANWTVGIHTHGSGAMCPSAYNGGTAFNNAGLAAAITTFPGPNAIYVDQNHPVNILLQAGTPFRPYKSAATGYAQTADNGILSIVAGSYNETLTLNRPMSVVAPVGTVIIGAP
- a CDS encoding DEAD/DEAH box helicase → MSFSQFGLDSRLQQGVALLEFHQPTPIQVAAIPVALTGQDILGSAETGTGKTAAYLLPLLQRLLTTATHSRHPRGLILVPTRELALQVAEQATQLSTRTNLRMATIYGGVSLISQEKTLLYGADVIIATPGRLLDHVGRRNIVFSALEVLVLDEADRMLDVGFLPDLRRIVRLLPRTRQTMLFSATLQPILRLAAEMTQQPVRIEVEKVVTPAAIQQTLLTMPEHLKSRAVQQLLRQDDMQSVLIFARTKHRADRLVSDLGRAGISAAVIHSNRSQSQRIAALEAFREQRTRVLVATDIAARGIDVEGISHVVNYDMPMQAGDYVHRIGRTGRAHASGTAYTFVTAADEGMVHKIEAVLKQKIQRRRLEGIDYDTPALRMPDAEAIRRYVEANRHGGASRYATAH